The Leptospirales bacterium genome has a window encoding:
- a CDS encoding nodulation protein NfeD, translating to MSLHRLRSRSARHLAIGALLALTVFGSKSPALAAPDAAPFAYRLQLSGPITPAAAETLQYALQRAEEDGALALILRLDTPGGLVSSMDEMVRAIMSSKVPVISYVAPPGASCGSAGVFLMYASQVSAMAPGTNIGSATPVSTGGGGFGGEQQPEAGEDRIPETAGANDELNMKRKILHHAQAQIRSLAQYYGRNQRFAERSITHADNLTTEEAAAIGAIDLIAENEAQLLQRIEGRRVRMAAGYEDLRLQGAEIREISADFRNRILSILSHPQVAMILMMLGMLGLMAEVYYSPGAIFPGALGALCLVVGLYALQTLPVDYSGLALIALGILFFILEIKIVSYGLLSVAGLISISLGALMLFRSGDEFLGAGQSAILTIAIMGAAGMAAIAYLAARAQRAPRVSGSEQLIRESGEASTEINASSGQVFIHSELWQARSEGGPIPRGAKVSVVARNGLCLTVRQE from the coding sequence ATGAGTTTGCACCGGCTACGATCAAGAAGCGCCAGACATCTGGCCATTGGCGCGCTTCTGGCGCTCACTGTGTTTGGATCGAAATCGCCGGCCCTTGCGGCGCCGGATGCTGCGCCCTTTGCCTATCGCCTGCAGCTCAGCGGACCGATCACGCCGGCGGCGGCAGAAACGCTGCAATACGCGCTGCAGCGCGCCGAAGAGGATGGCGCGCTGGCGCTGATCCTCCGCCTGGATACGCCCGGCGGCCTGGTCAGTTCCATGGACGAAATGGTGCGCGCCATCATGAGTTCTAAGGTTCCGGTGATCAGCTACGTGGCGCCGCCTGGCGCCAGCTGCGGATCGGCCGGCGTATTCCTGATGTACGCTTCCCAGGTATCGGCTATGGCCCCTGGAACCAACATCGGATCCGCTACGCCCGTCAGCACGGGAGGCGGCGGATTTGGCGGCGAGCAGCAACCGGAGGCCGGCGAGGATCGCATTCCCGAAACCGCCGGGGCCAATGATGAGCTGAATATGAAGCGCAAGATCTTACACCACGCCCAGGCCCAGATTCGAAGCCTGGCGCAGTACTATGGTCGAAACCAGCGCTTTGCGGAGCGCAGCATCACGCACGCCGATAACCTGACCACCGAGGAGGCCGCAGCGATCGGCGCTATTGATCTGATCGCCGAGAACGAAGCGCAGCTATTGCAAAGGATTGAGGGCCGGCGAGTGCGCATGGCCGCGGGCTACGAGGACCTTCGCCTGCAAGGCGCAGAAATTCGCGAAATATCGGCGGACTTTCGCAATCGCATCCTCTCCATTCTCAGTCATCCGCAAGTTGCCATGATACTGATGATGCTTGGCATGCTGGGATTGATGGCCGAAGTCTACTACTCGCCCGGCGCCATCTTTCCAGGCGCTCTGGGCGCGCTCTGCCTGGTTGTCGGACTTTACGCCCTGCAGACGCTGCCCGTGGACTACAGCGGCCTCGCCTTGATAGCTCTGGGCATCCTCTTTTTCATTCTGGAAATCAAGATCGTTTCCTACGGATTGCTTTCGGTTGCCGGACTGATCAGCATATCGCTGGGCGCGCTGATGCTATTTCGCAGCGGCGATGAATTCCTGGGCGCAGGCCAGAGCGCCATTCTGACCATCGCCATTATGGGCGCCGCCGGCATGGCCGCGATCGCCTACCTTGCGGCAAGGGCGCAGCGTGCGCCGCGAGTTTCTGGCTCGGAGCAGCTGATTCGCGAGAGCGGCGAGGCAAGCACGGAAATAAACGCCAGCAGCGGACAGGTCTTCATTCATAGCGAATTGTGGCAGGCGCGCAGCGAAGGCGGGCCAATTCCGCGCGGCGCAAAAGTAAGCGTCGTGGCGCGCAATGGCCTTTGCCTTACGGTGCGCCAGGAATAG
- a CDS encoding tyrosine-type recombinase/integrase, giving the protein MAWRKLVNQELAASALADPALGAEFDSFYDYLAHERDLSANTQRAYLSDLAEYFRYLHQAELSPLTADTRTLRAYFMERSGATLSRSASHAVTGASGARRISARSQARKLASLRAYYGYLELRGKILRSPARDIPAPRFFRPLPQPLPVGDMERVLAESGQPLRPERPRLSRFLAARNLAIAELLYSCGLRVSELLNLNATTLRSAPEQFKVRGKGGHERIVFVGPPARRALRVYIAQRERLLASSGVQQQDRMEGALFLNSRARPLGDRGLRFSLRQLGRRLALRKRLYPHRFRHSFATDLLNSGADIRAVQELLGHASLSTTQIYTAVSKERLREIHRNCHPHGKR; this is encoded by the coding sequence ATGGCCTGGCGCAAACTGGTGAATCAGGAACTGGCTGCTTCGGCCCTGGCCGATCCTGCGCTGGGCGCTGAGTTTGATAGCTTCTACGACTATCTGGCGCACGAGCGCGATCTATCAGCCAACACGCAGCGCGCCTATCTGAGCGATCTGGCCGAGTACTTTCGCTACCTGCATCAGGCGGAGCTTTCGCCGCTGACAGCGGATACGCGCACGCTGCGCGCCTACTTTATGGAACGTAGCGGCGCGACCCTCTCGCGCAGCGCCAGTCACGCTGTAACCGGGGCGAGCGGTGCGCGGCGGATCTCGGCGCGCTCGCAGGCGCGCAAATTGGCTTCGCTGCGCGCCTACTATGGCTATCTGGAACTGCGCGGGAAGATTCTACGATCTCCGGCGCGCGACATCCCGGCCCCGCGATTCTTTCGGCCGCTGCCGCAGCCATTGCCCGTCGGCGATATGGAGCGCGTCCTGGCCGAATCGGGGCAGCCGTTGCGGCCCGAACGACCGCGACTTTCCCGTTTCCTGGCGGCGCGCAATCTTGCCATTGCTGAGTTGCTGTATTCTTGCGGTCTGCGCGTCTCCGAGCTGCTCAATTTGAATGCGACGACGCTTCGCTCTGCGCCCGAGCAATTCAAAGTACGCGGCAAGGGCGGGCATGAACGCATCGTCTTTGTCGGTCCGCCAGCCCGGCGCGCACTTCGCGTTTACATCGCCCAGCGCGAACGCCTGCTGGCCTCCAGCGGCGTCCAGCAACAGGATCGAATGGAGGGAGCGCTCTTCCTCAATTCAAGAGCGCGTCCGCTGGGCGACCGCGGCCTGCGCTTCTCGCTGCGTCAACTGGGACGACGATTGGCTTTGCGCAAACGCCTCTATCCGCACCGATTCCGTCACAGCTTTGCTACCGACTTGCTCAACAGCGGCGCTGATATCCGTGCAGTGCAGGAGCTGCTGGGACATGCGTCGCTTTCTACCACCCAGATCTATACGGCTGTATCGAAAGAGCGCCTGCGCGAAATTCACCGCAATTGCCACCCACACGGAAAGCGCTAG
- the hslV gene encoding ATP-dependent protease subunit HslV: MKRPEFHSTTILAVQRNGLTAMGGDGQVSMGQTVMKAGAKKVRRLAQRDILTGFAGATADAFTLLELFEKKVEQYQGALSRSAVELARDWRTDRMLRRLEALLVVADRQEMFLISGTGDVVAPDDGILAIGSGGNYALSAARALARCTELDARRIVEESMRIAGEICVYTNGNITLETLS; encoded by the coding sequence ATGAAGCGACCGGAATTCCATTCGACTACAATCCTGGCAGTACAGCGCAACGGCCTGACAGCAATGGGCGGAGACGGCCAGGTCAGCATGGGCCAGACCGTGATGAAAGCCGGGGCGAAAAAGGTTCGGCGTCTAGCGCAGCGTGATATCCTCACTGGCTTTGCCGGAGCTACGGCCGATGCCTTCACACTGCTGGAACTATTTGAGAAAAAGGTGGAGCAATACCAGGGCGCCTTGAGTCGTTCAGCGGTGGAGCTGGCCCGCGACTGGCGCACAGATCGCATGTTGCGTCGACTGGAGGCCCTGCTGGTCGTGGCCGACCGCCAGGAGATGTTTTTAATCTCCGGAACCGGCGACGTTGTAGCGCCGGACGACGGCATTCTGGCAATCGGCTCTGGCGGCAACTATGCGCTATCGGCGGCCCGGGCCCTGGCGCGCTGCACTGAGCTGGACGCCCGGCGCATTGTCGAAGAATCGATGCGGATTGCCGGAGAGATTTGCGTCTACACCAACGGCAACATTACGCTGGAGACGCTCAGCTGA
- a CDS encoding DUF368 domain-containing protein, producing MEQAYRSTRAKLILASKGLAMGTADIIPGVSGGTIALISGIYDHLIQAISSVGLRQALLAIEAPLAIFRPTRRKIVFDGLREIPWNFLLPLLGGIVAAMLVMVRVIPFMLERYAFYSFSFMFGLILFSISVPYRMMRHRALEYVLIALFAAAAFVLTGVSRVSDGRLTLQSQSGQTAQTLTNQKGEWSLRLPLGTRAEDWRARLQASGGVEEFVVRVDPLSASGAEAQVALHSDSTLLASIQSSHRRDSELEISGRFAVRGNTNPLFVFFSGAIAICAMILPGISGAYMLVVMGQYQLTLEALRDLSGALPVLLAQGWSAAAASGGQAATLVIVFVAGILTGILTFVRLLKWLLARWHSPTMAALTGLMIGSLRAIWPGSALPEGDGLFFYVVAGIGCAVGGAVLVFLLERASTRLHDPDAPIHEP from the coding sequence ATGGAACAGGCCTACCGCAGCACTCGCGCAAAATTGATTCTGGCCAGCAAGGGTCTGGCGATGGGAACAGCGGACATCATACCTGGCGTAAGCGGGGGCACCATTGCCCTGATCAGCGGCATCTACGACCACCTGATCCAGGCAATCAGTTCCGTCGGTTTGCGCCAGGCGCTCCTTGCCATCGAGGCGCCGTTGGCGATATTCAGGCCAACGCGCCGTAAGATCGTTTTTGATGGCCTTCGCGAGATTCCCTGGAACTTCCTCTTGCCGCTGCTGGGCGGCATCGTCGCCGCTATGCTCGTTATGGTCCGCGTGATCCCATTTATGCTGGAGCGCTATGCCTTCTATTCCTTCTCTTTCATGTTTGGACTGATCCTTTTTTCTATCTCTGTACCCTATCGAATGATGCGTCACCGCGCGCTGGAGTACGTCTTGATTGCCCTGTTTGCAGCGGCCGCCTTTGTACTCACCGGCGTATCAAGGGTTTCCGATGGTCGACTGACCCTGCAGAGTCAAAGCGGCCAGACTGCGCAGACGCTTACCAATCAGAAGGGCGAATGGTCGCTGCGCCTGCCGCTGGGAACCAGGGCCGAGGACTGGCGCGCTCGCTTGCAGGCCAGCGGCGGCGTCGAAGAGTTTGTAGTGCGTGTAGATCCGCTCTCCGCTTCCGGCGCCGAAGCTCAGGTCGCGCTCCATTCCGATAGCACGCTTCTGGCTTCCATCCAATCTTCTCATCGTCGCGACAGCGAACTGGAGATCAGCGGGCGCTTTGCGGTGCGCGGCAATACCAACCCGCTTTTTGTTTTCTTCAGCGGGGCCATCGCCATCTGTGCAATGATCCTGCCCGGCATTTCCGGGGCTTATATGCTGGTGGTCATGGGCCAGTATCAGCTGACGCTGGAAGCGCTGCGCGATTTGAGCGGCGCCCTGCCCGTGCTTCTGGCGCAGGGCTGGTCCGCAGCGGCGGCCAGCGGCGGCCAGGCAGCGACGCTGGTCATCGTTTTTGTGGCCGGAATCTTGACTGGAATTCTGACCTTTGTACGATTGCTGAAGTGGCTGCTGGCGCGCTGGCACTCGCCAACGATGGCGGCGCTAACCGGTCTGATGATTGGCAGCCTGCGCGCCATCTGGCCCGGTTCGGCCCTGCCGGAGGGCGACGGACTCTTCTTTTACGTTGTGGCTGGCATCGGCTGCGCCGTCGGCGGCGCCGTTCTGGTTTTTCTACTGGAGCGCGCTTCGACCAGGCTGCACGATCCTGACGCTCCAATCCATGAACCTTGA
- a CDS encoding CapA family protein produces the protein MKSLRSRPGALLLLALCLTASGVESCWTQPLQADDQEDWLTIANIGDIMCHDPQLAAAWDAQTQQYNFDGVFEPIAAELSSADLTIANLETTLPGERRLYSGYPEFGSPDALPAAAKRAGVDVLTLANNHSVDKGRRGILRTIDVVEELGFRRLGTYRSLDDWNQHRILWLEIKGLRLALLNYTYGTNGIRVPAGVVVNQIENGRQIAEDLELARGQSPDAIIVIFHYGTEYMRLPDAYQRRWTDFALQNGADIVLGGHPHVVQPYQITSITDRFGETRDRLIIYSTGNFVSNQQKRYTDGGIIFRFALQKGPVRARFRQISYTPVWVWRDRSGGRLSYRILPAAQYLNNDQSLRLDSAALQRLRLFHSDLSAHLTESRARAENYEAALSADASGADMYFNGLAQTGESGTGCFGPGRSCAGR, from the coding sequence ATGAAGTCGCTCCGATCGCGGCCGGGCGCGCTGCTTCTGCTTGCCCTGTGTCTGACGGCGTCGGGGGTCGAGAGCTGCTGGACGCAGCCGCTGCAGGCCGACGATCAAGAGGACTGGTTGACGATTGCCAACATTGGCGATATCATGTGTCACGATCCGCAACTGGCTGCCGCCTGGGATGCGCAGACTCAGCAATACAATTTCGACGGCGTCTTTGAACCAATTGCCGCCGAACTCTCCAGCGCCGATTTGACCATTGCCAATCTGGAGACTACGCTGCCCGGCGAACGAAGGCTCTATTCCGGCTATCCGGAATTTGGTTCGCCCGACGCTCTGCCGGCGGCGGCTAAGCGCGCCGGCGTTGATGTGCTGACGCTGGCCAACAATCATTCCGTCGACAAAGGGCGCCGCGGGATTTTGCGCACCATTGATGTTGTCGAAGAGCTTGGATTTCGACGACTGGGAACCTATCGCTCGCTCGATGACTGGAACCAGCATCGCATTTTATGGCTGGAGATCAAGGGCCTGCGTCTGGCGCTGCTCAACTACACCTACGGAACCAACGGCATCCGGGTTCCCGCCGGAGTAGTAGTGAATCAAATTGAAAACGGCCGGCAGATCGCCGAAGATCTGGAGCTGGCGCGCGGTCAATCGCCCGATGCAATCATTGTCATTTTTCACTATGGCACTGAGTACATGCGTCTGCCGGACGCCTACCAGCGGCGCTGGACTGATTTTGCGCTGCAGAATGGCGCCGACATTGTGCTCGGCGGACATCCCCATGTTGTGCAGCCCTATCAGATCACAAGCATCACCGATCGTTTTGGCGAGACGCGCGATCGACTGATCATCTACAGTACAGGCAATTTTGTCAGCAACCAGCAGAAGCGGTATACCGACGGCGGCATCATTTTCCGTTTTGCTTTGCAAAAGGGTCCGGTGCGCGCACGCTTTCGGCAAATCAGCTACACTCCAGTCTGGGTCTGGCGCGATCGCAGCGGCGGCCGGCTTTCTTATCGAATCCTGCCAGCAGCGCAGTATTTGAATAACGATCAGTCGTTGCGGCTCGATTCCGCCGCCTTGCAGCGCCTGCGACTTTTTCACAGCGATTTGAGCGCCCACCTGACGGAAAGTCGGGCCCGCGCTGAGAACTACGAGGCTGCGCTCAGCGCCGACGCCTCAGGCGCCGATATGTATTTCAATGGCCTGGCGCAAACTGGTGAATCAGGAACTGGCTGCTTCGGCCCTGGCCGATCCTGCGCTGGGCGCTGA
- a CDS encoding slipin family protein, with translation MTPIYIAIPLALFFLASSIKVLREYERAVVFRLGRFSKVKGPGLILLIPFIDKMVKVGMRTVTMDVPPQDVITRDNVSIKVNAVVYFRVMDPEKAIIDVEDYFFATSLLSQTTLRSIMGESELDEILSEREKINAELQKVIDKHTDAWGIKVSMVEVKHIDLPAEMQRAMARQAEAERERRAKIIAAEGEFQASQKLGEAAAVIGAHPVAIQLRFLQTLTEIAADKNSTTIFPLPIELLRPFLEMKR, from the coding sequence ATGACCCCGATATACATAGCGATTCCGCTGGCCCTGTTTTTTCTAGCCTCGTCCATCAAGGTCCTTCGCGAATATGAGCGCGCCGTTGTTTTTCGCCTTGGTCGCTTCTCGAAAGTCAAGGGGCCGGGATTGATCTTGCTGATCCCCTTCATCGACAAGATGGTAAAGGTTGGCATGCGCACCGTTACCATGGATGTTCCGCCGCAGGATGTGATCACCAGAGACAACGTCTCGATCAAGGTCAATGCCGTGGTCTACTTCCGTGTGATGGATCCGGAAAAAGCGATCATCGATGTTGAAGATTACTTTTTCGCTACCTCCCTGCTTTCACAGACTACCTTGCGTTCCATCATGGGCGAATCGGAACTGGATGAGATTCTTTCGGAACGCGAAAAGATCAACGCCGAGCTGCAGAAGGTCATCGATAAGCACACGGATGCCTGGGGCATCAAGGTTTCGATGGTCGAAGTGAAGCACATCGACCTGCCCGCCGAAATGCAACGCGCGATGGCCCGTCAGGCGGAAGCGGAACGCGAACGTCGCGCCAAGATCATTGCTGCCGAAGGGGAGTTTCAGGCCTCGCAAAAACTGGGCGAGGCGGCGGCGGTCATTGGCGCCCACCCGGTTGCCATCCAGCTGCGCTTCTTGCAAACGCTCACCGAAATCGCAGCGGACAAAAATTCTACGACGATCTTTCCGCTGCCAATTGAGCTGTTACGCCCATTCCTGGAAATGAAGCGCTAA
- the purN gene encoding phosphoribosylglycinamide formyltransferase produces the protein MAAVALVSGRGSNLAALLEAIRSGRLAGLQIVAVIADRPQTGAEALARHAGIDVQVVDFRGFASRSDFDRELLSAVESRRPALLLALGFMRIFSAELVERYKHRLINIHPSLLPAFPGMHGQRQAFEYGVKLAGCTVHFVDQGLDSGPIILQAAVPVNETDDEAALAARILTEEHRILTEAVDLFVRGKLRIEGRRVRILE, from the coding sequence CTGGCCGCAGTGGCTCTGGTCTCCGGGCGCGGCAGCAATCTCGCGGCGCTGCTGGAGGCGATACGCAGCGGCCGCCTGGCCGGGCTGCAGATCGTCGCCGTAATAGCCGACAGGCCGCAAACCGGCGCCGAAGCGCTGGCCCGCCACGCCGGCATCGATGTGCAGGTTGTTGATTTCAGGGGCTTTGCCTCGCGCAGCGATTTTGATCGCGAACTTCTGTCGGCGGTTGAAAGCCGACGGCCCGCGCTGCTTCTGGCCCTGGGATTCATGCGAATCTTTTCCGCCGAGCTGGTGGAGCGCTACAAACATCGACTGATCAACATTCACCCATCCTTGCTTCCGGCCTTTCCTGGCATGCATGGACAACGGCAGGCCTTTGAATATGGCGTGAAGCTGGCCGGATGTACCGTGCATTTTGTCGATCAGGGACTGGACTCCGGTCCGATCATCCTGCAAGCAGCCGTGCCGGTAAACGAAACCGACGACGAAGCTGCTCTGGCGGCGCGCATACTCACTGAGGAACATCGAATACTAACGGAGGCCGTTGATCTGTTTGTGCGCGGCAAACTGCGCATTGAAGGTCGACGGGTTAGAATACTGGAATGA
- a CDS encoding response regulator, translating into MKRILVVEDQSAVARALCEALSEALEAQQVTAEAAGTAAAALQSARQNPPDLIFLDIMLPDMSGLDLAVRLRSLPGQDSTPLVFVTARNQSQDRERARLLGCAAFVAKPCSLATLTALAARLLPSGPALNCDPVPDVVNPRALD; encoded by the coding sequence ATGAAACGAATCCTGGTAGTAGAGGACCAATCGGCAGTGGCGCGAGCCCTATGCGAGGCGCTGAGTGAAGCGCTGGAAGCGCAGCAGGTGACGGCCGAGGCCGCAGGGACGGCCGCTGCTGCCCTGCAGTCAGCCAGGCAAAATCCGCCGGACCTGATTTTCCTGGACATCATGCTTCCAGATATGAGCGGTCTGGATCTGGCTGTAAGGCTTCGATCGCTGCCCGGCCAGGACAGCACGCCGCTGGTCTTTGTAACTGCCCGCAACCAGAGTCAGGATCGTGAACGGGCGCGGCTTCTTGGTTGTGCGGCCTTTGTCGCCAAGCCCTGCTCGCTGGCCACGCTCACTGCACTGGCAGCGCGTCTGCTGCCTTCGGGTCCGGCGCTGAATTGCGATCCGGTCCCAGACGTTGTAAATCCACGGGCGCTTGACTAG
- the purH gene encoding bifunctional phosphoribosylaminoimidazolecarboxamide formyltransferase/IMP cyclohydrolase yields MSEIKRALLSVSDKSGLIELAQYLSGRGVQLISTGGTLKALQSAGIAAQAIEDYTGFPEIMDGRVKTLHPRIHGGLLGLLDQDSHRKAMSDHNIESIDLLVVNLYPFAQTIVRSDASFEDAIENIDIGGPAMLRAAAKNYGFTTVVCDPADYAALRQAIEGDALHQEYRLALARKVFNHTAAYDAMIAEYLNQKAGETFPERTTITLQRNMSLRYGENPHQQAALYRPAIEAAREAAGGRAGIEQLQGKELSYNNMLDFNAALRTSLELPAAGAVIVKHLNPCGASVVESAAAYGSRLQPGELQAAFLRARACDPISAFGGIIALGAVCDAATAASINENFAEVIVAPDFEDEALKLFSEKKNLRLLRVAAPERYRAPSMEARWIAGGVLLQERDASLVMRQDWKLVAGAGLDQGLARALDFAWRVVKHVKSNAIVFASELATLGVGAGQMSRVDSVQIAASKAARAGLSLQGSVAASDAFFPFRDGLDVLADAGARAVIQPGGSVRDDEVIAAANERGVTMVFTGMRHFLH; encoded by the coding sequence ATGAGCGAAATCAAACGAGCCTTGCTGTCTGTGTCCGACAAGAGCGGACTGATTGAACTGGCGCAGTATTTGTCCGGCCGCGGGGTGCAACTGATCTCCACCGGCGGTACGCTCAAGGCCTTGCAGTCGGCGGGAATCGCTGCGCAGGCCATTGAGGATTACACAGGATTTCCAGAGATCATGGATGGCCGGGTCAAGACTCTCCATCCGCGCATCCATGGCGGTCTGCTGGGATTGCTGGATCAAGACTCGCATCGCAAGGCAATGAGCGATCACAACATTGAGAGCATCGACCTGCTGGTAGTCAATCTCTACCCCTTTGCGCAGACCATAGTGCGATCTGATGCAAGCTTTGAAGATGCAATCGAGAATATCGATATTGGCGGCCCGGCGATGCTGCGCGCCGCCGCCAAGAATTACGGCTTTACAACCGTGGTCTGCGACCCGGCGGACTATGCGGCTCTGCGTCAGGCGATTGAGGGCGATGCTTTGCATCAAGAGTATCGTCTGGCGCTGGCGCGCAAGGTATTCAATCATACCGCCGCCTACGATGCGATGATTGCCGAGTACCTGAACCAGAAGGCGGGCGAGACTTTTCCAGAACGAACGACCATTACCCTGCAAAGAAACATGTCGCTGCGCTACGGCGAGAATCCGCACCAGCAGGCGGCGCTCTATCGGCCGGCGATCGAAGCGGCGCGTGAGGCGGCCGGCGGCCGCGCTGGCATCGAGCAGTTGCAGGGCAAGGAGCTATCCTACAACAACATGCTGGATTTCAATGCCGCCTTGCGCACTTCGCTGGAATTACCGGCGGCTGGCGCCGTCATCGTCAAACACCTCAATCCTTGTGGCGCGTCCGTGGTGGAAAGCGCGGCAGCTTATGGCAGTCGGCTACAACCTGGCGAATTGCAGGCCGCCTTTTTGCGCGCGCGCGCCTGCGATCCGATCAGCGCCTTTGGCGGCATCATTGCTCTGGGCGCCGTGTGCGATGCGGCTACGGCTGCCTCGATCAATGAGAACTTTGCGGAAGTAATCGTGGCCCCGGATTTTGAAGATGAGGCCCTGAAACTATTTTCCGAAAAGAAAAATCTGCGCCTGCTGCGCGTCGCGGCGCCCGAGCGCTATCGTGCGCCCTCCATGGAAGCGCGCTGGATTGCCGGCGGCGTCCTCTTGCAGGAGCGAGACGCATCGCTGGTGATGCGTCAGGATTGGAAACTGGTAGCGGGGGCCGGCCTCGACCAGGGCCTTGCTCGCGCCCTGGATTTTGCCTGGCGAGTCGTCAAACACGTCAAATCCAATGCCATCGTATTTGCCAGCGAACTTGCCACTCTTGGCGTGGGCGCCGGACAGATGAGTCGGGTAGATTCAGTGCAAATTGCGGCCAGCAAGGCGGCGCGCGCTGGACTGAGTCTGCAGGGTTCGGTCGCTGCATCGGACGCCTTTTTTCCCTTCCGCGATGGCCTGGATGTGCTGGCCGACGCTGGCGCGCGGGCTGTGATTCAACCGGGCGGTTCGGTGCGTGACGATGAAGTTATTGCCGCTGCCAACGAGCGCGGCGTAACCATGGTTTTTACGGGGATGCGTCACTTCCTGCATTGA
- a CDS encoding FAD-binding oxidoreductase, translated as MNLELLRGLSEIVGRAHLLAAGEDAEDDLRAWASDRTRCLELRPGGVVFPENEDQIVAIVRLCRQYRMPIVPSGGRTGLAGGAVAQNGELVLSLHRMDRILDFDPYLPAVRAQAGCITATLQQACSERGLLFPLDLAAAGASMLGGNLAANAGGIRVIGYGMLRDYVLGLRAVSGAGDILHFPGAILKNNTGFDLKHLWIGSEGVLGIILEATIRLAAQPTMLRTAMAAHRDLRQSLDLLARLRSRGARLLAFEIFDREALAVVRRHLQLPAPFGGDYPCYALLEWDAERETEETLLAECLEAELAEDVQIASSSAGRQTLWKYRESISECLSMGPPLHKYDLSVPIAALPDFVARCHALLAAKAVRPVFFGHAGDGNIHLNLVQEEGISAAGWRTLLAELDATIFTMTAELGGSISAEHGIGILKREWLSLNRSSPEIALMKTIKGALDPDGIMNPGKMLPD; from the coding sequence ATGAACCTTGAATTGTTGCGCGGCCTCAGCGAAATTGTTGGCCGCGCTCATCTTCTGGCGGCCGGCGAAGATGCCGAGGACGATCTACGGGCCTGGGCCTCGGATCGAACGCGCTGTCTGGAGCTTCGGCCTGGCGGCGTCGTCTTTCCAGAAAACGAAGACCAAATCGTTGCAATCGTTCGGCTCTGTCGCCAGTACCGGATGCCAATCGTTCCCTCCGGCGGTCGCACCGGATTGGCTGGCGGCGCCGTCGCCCAGAATGGCGAGCTGGTGCTCTCGCTGCATCGCATGGATCGGATTCTCGATTTTGATCCCTATCTGCCAGCCGTTCGCGCTCAAGCCGGTTGTATTACCGCGACGCTACAGCAGGCCTGCAGCGAACGCGGACTGCTTTTCCCGCTCGATCTGGCGGCGGCAGGGGCTTCGATGCTGGGCGGGAATCTGGCCGCCAATGCCGGCGGCATTCGCGTGATCGGCTACGGGATGCTGCGCGACTATGTCCTTGGCTTGCGCGCCGTGAGCGGCGCCGGCGATATACTTCATTTTCCTGGCGCCATTCTCAAAAACAACACCGGGTTTGATCTCAAGCATCTGTGGATCGGCAGCGAAGGAGTACTGGGTATTATTCTGGAAGCCACGATTCGCCTCGCGGCGCAGCCAACGATGCTGCGCACGGCAATGGCAGCGCATCGTGATTTGCGCCAATCGCTGGACTTGCTGGCCCGGCTGCGCAGCCGCGGCGCTCGCCTGCTGGCTTTTGAGATCTTTGATCGCGAAGCCCTGGCTGTCGTTCGCCGACACCTGCAACTTCCGGCCCCCTTTGGCGGCGACTATCCCTGCTATGCACTGCTGGAATGGGACGCTGAGCGCGAGACGGAGGAAACGCTTCTGGCTGAATGTCTTGAGGCCGAACTTGCCGAAGATGTCCAGATTGCCAGCTCCAGCGCCGGCCGGCAAACGCTCTGGAAGTATCGTGAATCAATCAGCGAGTGTCTCTCCATGGGGCCGCCGCTGCACAAATACGACCTCTCCGTGCCCATTGCCGCCTTGCCCGATTTTGTAGCGCGCTGCCACGCTTTGCTGGCAGCGAAAGCGGTGCGGCCAGTCTTCTTTGGACACGCCGGCGACGGCAATATTCATCTCAACCTGGTGCAAGAAGAGGGAATTTCAGCTGCCGGCTGGCGGACGCTACTGGCAGAGCTGGATGCGACGATTTTCACCATGACCGCCGAATTGGGCGGCAGCATCAGCGCTGAGCATGGCATCGGCATTCTGAAACGGGAGTGGCTAAGTCTGAATCGCAGCTCGCCAGAAATCGCCTTGATGAAAACGATCAAAGGCGCGCTGGATCCGGATGGGATCATGAATCCTGGCAAAATGCTGCCCGATTGA